A genome region from Nicotiana tabacum cultivar K326 chromosome 13, ASM71507v2, whole genome shotgun sequence includes the following:
- the LOC107787366 gene encoding embryo-specific protein ATS3A-like, whose amino-acid sequence MGGRNSAVLLLLVLIAAAFFTFSQARSIASTPTKPHVFRSFTINTNQSAVTARSCSYTLTIKTSCSSPKYTRDRVSIAFGDAYGFEVYAPRLDNPSSKIFERCSTDTFQIRGPCTYEICYLNLLRVGSDGWKPESVKVYGPDRPVITFKYNKFLPNGVWFGFNHCRKVSGSVI is encoded by the exons ATGGGTGGAAGAAACTCTGCGGTCCTGCTGCTCCTAGTCCTCATCGCAGCTGCTTTCTTCACTTTCTCGCAAGCAAGATCAATTGCTTCAACTCCAACAAAACCCCATGTTTTCAGATCCTTCACCATCAACACCAATCAG AGCGCAGTTACTGCAAGGAGCTGCTCATACACATTGACCATCAAAACAAGCTGTTCTTCACCTAAATACACCAGAGACAGAGTCAGTATTGCTTTTGGAGATGCTTATGGCTTTGAG GTCTATGCACCAAGATTAGATAACCCATCGTCAAAGATTTTCGAGAGGTGCTCTACGGATACATTCCAGATACGTGGCCCATGTACTTATGAGATCTGCTACCTTAACTTGTTGAGGGTTGGATCGGATGGCTGGAAACCAGAGAGCGTGAAGGTGTATGGTCCAGATCGTCCTGTTATTAcgtttaaatataataaatttctACCTAATGGAGTGTGGTTTGGATTTAATCACTGTCGTAAAGTCTCTGGCTCTGTTATATAG